One genomic region from Sciurus carolinensis chromosome 2, mSciCar1.2, whole genome shotgun sequence encodes:
- the Pank2 gene encoding LOW QUALITY PROTEIN: pantothenate kinase 2, mitochondrial (The sequence of the model RefSeq protein was modified relative to this genomic sequence to represent the inferred CDS: substituted 1 base at 1 genomic stop codon), translating to MEHRGGTRRHPGRVPGAGAATYPGVGESGEREAGPRPLHPRAHWPAPPSLLTAQHRLLLHGAIYSSPPPPSAPPHPRSLSLDGRAVYPPXVRAPIGPEALGPPPTYLDWLDMPWRNGRGGRQRVRLCSGWTAAEEARRSSALGGWLGRQRWLLRMGAGRLGAPMERHGRAAATSTSSTGEPAPGDSEGRRREPLRRRASSASAPAIGASADGVRRDRPSSYSGPASVSRQRVESLRKKRPLFPWFGLDIGGTLVKLVYFEPKDITAEEEEEEVESLKSIRKYLTSNVAYGSTGIRDVHLELKDLTLCGRKGNLHFIRFPTHDMPAFIQMGRDKNFSSLHTVFCATGGGAYKFEQDFLTIGDLQLCKLDELDCLIKGILYIDSVGFNGRSQCYYFENPADSEKCQKLPFDLKNPYPLLLVNIGSGVSILAVYSKDNYKRVTGTSLGGGTFFGLCCLLTGCTTFEEALEMASRGDSTKVDKLVRDIYGGDYERFGLPGWAVASSFGNMMSKEKREAVSKEDLARATLITITNNIGSIARMCALNENINQVVFVGNFLRINTIAMRLLAYALDYWSKGQLKALFSEHEGYFGAVGALLELLKIP from the exons ATGGAGCACCGAGGCGGGACTCGAAGGCATCCCGGGAGAGTTCCGGGGGCTGGGGCAGCGACCTACCCCGGGGTGGGggagagtggggagagagaggcGGGACCTCGGCCCCTCCACCCACGAGCCCATTGGCCAGCTCCGCCATCACTCCTCACTGCGCAACATCGCCTCCTCCTCCACGGAGCCATATACTCCTCTCCTCCGCCACCTTCTGCCCCGCCCCATCCTAGGAGCCTCTCATTGGACGGGAGAGCGGTCTATCCGCCTTGAGTCAGAGCTCCGATTGGACCAGAGGCCCTTGGGCCGCCCCCAACCTACTTGGATTGGCTTGATATGCCTTGGCGCAACGGAAGAGGCGGCCGGCAGAGGGTGCGCCTCTGCTCAGGCTGGACTGCCGCGGAGGAGGCGAGGAGGAGTTCGGCGCTGGGGGGCTGGCTCGGGCGGCAGCGGTGGCTGCTGCGGATGGGAGCGGGCCGGCTCGGCGCGCCCATGGAGCGCCACGGCAGGGCCGCCGCCACCTCAACCTCGTCGACCGGGGAGCCGGCGCCCGGGGACTCCGAAGGGCGGCGGCGGGAGCCACTGCGGCGCCGGGCGAGCAGCGCGTCGGCGCCTGCAATTGGGGCCTCGGCGGATGGCGTGAGGCGGGATCGGCCCAGCTCCTACAGCGGCCCTGCCTCGGTCTCCCGCCAGCGCGTCGAAAGCCTCCGGAAAAAGCGGCCGC ttTTTCCATGGTTTGGCTTGGATATTGGTGGAACCCTGGTCAAGCTGGTTTATTTTGAACCCAAAGACATCACTgctgaagaagaagaggaagaagtggaGAGTCTTAAAAGCATTCGGAAGTACTTGACCTCCAATGTGGCTTATGGGTCCACGGGCATTAGGGACGTGCACCTGGAGCTGAAGGACCTGACTCTGTGTGGACGCAAAGGCAATCTGCACTTTATACGCTTTCCCACTCATGACATGCCTGCTTTTATTCAAATGGGCAGAGATAAAAACTTCTCGAGTCTCCACACTGTCTTTTGTGCCACTGGAGGTGGAGCATACAAATTTGAGCAGGATTTTCTCACA ATAGGTGATCTTCAGCTTTGCAAACTGGATGAACTAGATTGCTTAATCAAAGGAATTTTATACATTGACTCAGTTGGTTTCAATGGACGGTCACAGTGCTATTACTTTGAAAATCCCGCTGATTCTGAAAAATGTCAGAAGTTACCATTTGATTTGAAAAATCCATATCCTCTGCTTCTGGTGAACATTGGCTCAGGGGTTAGCATTTTAGCAGTGTATTCCAAAGATAATTACAAGAGGGTCACAGGCACAAG TCTTGGAGGAGGAACTTTTTTTGGTCTCTGCTGTCTTCTTACTGGCTGTACCACTTTTGAAGAAGCTCTTGAAATGGCATCTCGTGGAGATAGCACCAAAGTGGATAAACTAGTGCGAGACATTTATGGAGGCGATTATGAGAGGTTTGGATTGCCAGGCTGGGCTGTAGCTTCGAG CTTTGGAAACATGATGAGCAAGGAGAAGCGAGAGGCTGTCAGTAAGGAGGACCTCGCCAGAGCAACTTTGATCACCATCACCAACAACATTGGCTCCATAGCAAGAATGTGTGCCCTTAATGAA